Part of the Kitasatospora sp. NBC_00374 genome is shown below.
GCCAGCGCTCCACGCCCGCGTCCTGCGGCGCGCCGCGCTGCCAGCCGCGCCGCTCCATGCCGACCAGCCGGGCGGTGGGCAGCGCCGGACCGTTCTCGAAGCGGGTCAGGCGGTGGCCGGCCCGCTCCTCGTCGGTCAGCGCGTACACCGGGCGGCCGAGCTGACGGAACGGCTGCAGGATCTCGTAGTCGGCGAACAGCTCCGACCAGGCGGCGAGGTCGTCGCAGAGGAGCAGCGGGTGGGCCAGTCGGACAGTCGCCCCGGCGGGCAGCGCGAACACCTCGTCATGGACGTCCGCCAGGGTCCGATCCTCGGCGACCCGGAACGCGGTCGCCGTGCCGTCCGCCTCGGCCAGCCACACCAGCCGGCGCACCAGGTGCCACAGCAGCGGATGCCCCACGAAGAGCTGGTCGAACTCCTCCGCCGTCCACGACCGCCGGGCGACCATCGCGTCCTCCAGACGGCGGATCTGGTCCCCCGCCACCGTGCGGACGTCCTTCTTCAGCGCGGCGAAGCGCTTGCGCTCGGCCGGCGCCAGCTCGGCGTCGTCCCGCGCCCCCGGGGCCGGCAGGTCCTTGCGGCGGGCGCCGTCCGAGTCCAGCACGTACGGCTTGAGCTGCTCGTCGAAGCCCACCGTGAAGGTCCGGGTGCCGTAGTCGACGACGGTGGTCCCGTCGGCGTCCAGCCCGAAGTCCGGCACCAGACGGTCCGAGAGCTGCTCCCCGGACAGGCCGAGCCCGGCCGCCACCTCGGCGATCTTCTCCTGCGCCCGCGCCTTGAGCGCCTTGAACTTCACCCGCTGCGCGATACCGTGCAGGTGCAGCAGCGCGACGTCGCTGCCGATCGCGGCCAGCACCTCCAGGCCGTCCACCGCGCGGTGGTGCGCCCCCTCGCCCGGCCACGCCCGGAGCACCGGCGTCAGTCGGCGGACCGTCTCGTCGTCCCCGAGCCGGCCGAGCGCGTGCAGCGCCCACCCGTCCTGGGACGGCATGCCGGCCATCCGCCACTGCTCGAACACCGCCCAGCCGAGGTCAGTCAGCGACTGCGGCTCGCACACCTCGGCCACCTGGTCGAGGCCCGGGTAGAACGCCCCGGGCTTGGACAGCGCGAGCATCGTGAGCACGTGCCGCACCATCTCGGCGGGCAGCGCGCCCTCGCCGCCGCGAACCAGCAGCTGCGGCAGCATCATCGGCTCCGCCCAGTCACCGAGCTGGGGCAACTTCGCCGGCAGCACATTCACCAGCGGGTCGGCCGAGAGCAGCGCGCCCACCACCTCATCCGCCTCCGGTCCGTACTCGCCGGCCACCGCACGCACCGCCGCGACGCCCTGCGCCGCACAGATCAACCGGAGGGCGTGCTCGGCGCTTCGCCGGGCCACGCCCGCCTTCCCGACCGCGGCAGGAACCAGCAGCCGGGCCGCGTCCAGCCCGTGCCGGGCGAACCATGAGCGCGCGGTGTCCCCGGCCGACTTGAGCCGGATCAGCCAGTCCGCCATCATCTCGGCCACCCGGACGTCCAGGTACGGCAGCAGCAGCGCCGCGTGCGCGGCCGGGTTCTGCAGCGCGGCGGCCCGCATCGGCTCGAGCGCGTCCGGCCCGAAGCGGGCGGCGACCCGGCGCAGCGCGCCCATGGCGTCCCAGATGTACTCGCCGCCCCGCCACTGCGAGATCAGCGGCCGGCCCAGCTCCTCGTCGCCGTACGCGAACAGCGCCAGCTCCTCGTGCCGGTTGGAGTGGCGCCGCGCGTCGCCGGACCGCCCGTTCGTGGCCCGGATCGTGCCGGCGATCCGCTGCCAGTCGGCGTCCGACCAGCGCGCGTACCAGGACTCGGAGACCGCCCACGCCTCCCGCTCACCCGGCAGCCAACGCAGCTGCGGCCCTTCCGGCGCGGTGAGGCCGGTCAGCACGCGGGGCTTGGCGGTGGAGCGCGGCCGGGTCCACGGCGGGCTGGTGAACAGCTCCGGCAGCGAGTCGGGACGGACATCCGACACCCGGTCGCCCGGATCGGTGAGCGGCTCGACCACGGCCGCCTGTTCCGGCGTCAGCTCCGGCAGCAGCTCGAGCGCGGTCGCGCGGTGGGCGGCGACATGGGCGGTGAGGAGCTGGCGGGCGAGCCGCTGCGCGGCCGCATCGGCGGACGCCGCCGCAGCCTCCGCGAGGAGGCGCAGAGCACGCCGGGGGAAGCGGCGCATGGCTGCCACCAGGGCGCCGCGGGCCGCCTTGCCGTTCTCCTGATGGGTCAGCAGCCCCCGAAAGCCCTCGTCGGAGGGAAGCTCGGCTATCGCGTTGAGCAGCTGCTTCTGCTTGTCGCTGTAGAGGTAGTTGTTGGCCAAGGCATGCAGCCACAGCGGCGCGGCGCCGCCTTGGAGTCCCTCCGCCACGGTCGCGATGATCTCGGCGGACCAGCCGTCCCAGCCCAGGTCCGGCGGTTGGGGGAGCTTCTCCAGCGGCTCGGCCGAGGAGAGCG
Proteins encoded:
- a CDS encoding WGR and DUF4132 domain-containing protein, which encodes MRRWEFTEGGSDKFWEAAVDGAVVTVRYGRSGTDGREQSKEFPTSEAAQAHFARTVAEKERKGYRETGTGSAPTPRPVAATSPAAAPEPVDAPVDEDTFVLPEAWRRVLIPRRGGVPRPPAAPVRNAVDGYHATLRQVDAWLEQALTSDRSETDLVAAARAHHSGSQNPLGAAVLTAAFAVSTDSRIRMAVDAWVAEFGLPFAARATVELFTVAVETDWNGSRAVHPRVRYAATGRTPAAYRPAADRVRSLLAACDEETHRAVVEALAGCRTDLSRLVVTAYLVPSESDWAEECAKSAARLGSAEWSMLLCSLSSAEPLEKLPQPPDLGWDGWSAEIIATVAEGLQGGAAPLWLHALANNYLYSDKQKQLLNAIAELPSDEGFRGLLTHQENGKAARGALVAAMRRFPRRALRLLAEAAAASADAAAQRLARQLLTAHVAAHRATALELLPELTPEQAAVVEPLTDPGDRVSDVRPDSLPELFTSPPWTRPRSTAKPRVLTGLTAPEGPQLRWLPGEREAWAVSESWYARWSDADWQRIAGTIRATNGRSGDARRHSNRHEELALFAYGDEELGRPLISQWRGGEYIWDAMGALRRVAARFGPDALEPMRAAALQNPAAHAALLLPYLDVRVAEMMADWLIRLKSAGDTARSWFARHGLDAARLLVPAAVGKAGVARRSAEHALRLICAAQGVAAVRAVAGEYGPEADEVVGALLSADPLVNVLPAKLPQLGDWAEPMMLPQLLVRGGEGALPAEMVRHVLTMLALSKPGAFYPGLDQVAEVCEPQSLTDLGWAVFEQWRMAGMPSQDGWALHALGRLGDDETVRRLTPVLRAWPGEGAHHRAVDGLEVLAAIGSDVALLHLHGIAQRVKFKALKARAQEKIAEVAAGLGLSGEQLSDRLVPDFGLDADGTTVVDYGTRTFTVGFDEQLKPYVLDSDGARRKDLPAPGARDDAELAPAERKRFAALKKDVRTVAGDQIRRLEDAMVARRSWTAEEFDQLFVGHPLLWHLVRRLVWLAEADGTATAFRVAEDRTLADVHDEVFALPAGATVRLAHPLLLCDDLAAWSELFADYEILQPFRQLGRPVYALTDEERAGHRLTRFENGPALPTARLVGMERRGWQRGAPQDAGVERWLSRRVGPDRYVVLAPEHGIAVGMHDVYPEQRVETVWLDIRPGDYWTHNRTFPTFAELDPVTASEVIADLTELTTP